A section of the Pseudomonas lini genome encodes:
- a CDS encoding glycosyltransferase encodes MNFILYSDVNDSSISQSLGRPEYSYYFVLKAYRPVLESLGRVHVVSSTAEVDPLYRQLHAAGEDSLFLSFTPPQKTPNDLECPTICVVAWEFDSIPDEQWDNDPRQNWTRILARQGRVITLSSHTARAIRRAMGEDFPVLVLPTPLWENFATIRSHHTSVPVNAGSTLDIKGCILDTHTLGLFADSLIPPPLTPEQQAELDALRPPPLTLKRRFVIARHYLRLWALDLGKAQPVPVHRTHFLSQWYWEGIRDLLSDPAHSRLAKYLPAIAGQQSLPVHVPATVDLPDTTDQVQTRVDGVVYVTVFNPKDGRKNWHQLISAFCWAFRETEDATLVLKITQSDLSAYYTELMTLLAQLSPFACRVVVMHGYLDDPQYARLYEAASYYVNASRCEGLCLPLMEFMASGKPVIAPDHTAMEDYIDERVAFVVKSSEELTIWPQDTRIIYRTLRYRPDWGSLKAAYENSYRIAKEQPLEYQRMSHAAVERMHEYCAFVPVQQRLADFFGLAPHSVPAAAATDNASC; translated from the coding sequence ATGAATTTCATTCTTTACTCGGACGTCAACGACAGCTCCATCAGCCAAAGTCTTGGTCGTCCCGAATACAGTTATTACTTCGTGCTCAAGGCTTATCGCCCGGTGCTCGAAAGCCTTGGGCGGGTGCATGTGGTGTCCTCCACCGCCGAGGTCGACCCCCTCTACAGGCAACTGCATGCCGCTGGCGAAGACAGCCTGTTCCTGTCTTTCACTCCACCGCAGAAAACCCCGAACGATCTTGAATGCCCGACGATCTGCGTGGTGGCCTGGGAGTTCGATTCGATTCCCGATGAGCAGTGGGACAACGATCCCCGACAGAACTGGACCCGTATACTGGCGCGCCAGGGCCGGGTGATCACTCTCTCCAGTCATACCGCGCGGGCGATTCGTCGGGCCATGGGCGAAGACTTTCCGGTGTTGGTATTGCCGACCCCGTTGTGGGAAAACTTCGCGACCATCCGGAGCCATCATACCAGCGTGCCGGTCAATGCCGGTTCGACCCTCGACATCAAGGGCTGCATCCTCGATACCCATACGCTCGGACTGTTTGCCGACTCACTGATTCCACCGCCGTTGACCCCCGAGCAGCAGGCCGAACTCGATGCCTTGCGACCGCCGCCGCTGACCCTGAAACGCCGCTTCGTCATCGCCAGGCACTACTTGCGTCTGTGGGCGCTGGACCTGGGCAAGGCGCAACCGGTGCCGGTCCATCGCACTCATTTTCTGAGCCAGTGGTACTGGGAGGGGATTCGCGATCTGTTGTCCGATCCGGCTCACTCCAGGCTCGCAAAATACCTCCCGGCCATTGCCGGTCAGCAGTCGTTGCCGGTCCATGTCCCGGCAACGGTGGACCTGCCAGACACTACGGACCAGGTGCAAACCCGAGTCGACGGCGTGGTCTACGTCACCGTGTTCAACCCCAAGGACGGGCGCAAGAACTGGCATCAACTGATCAGCGCATTCTGCTGGGCGTTCCGGGAAACCGAGGATGCCACGTTGGTATTGAAGATCACCCAGAGCGACCTGTCGGCCTACTACACCGAGCTGATGACCTTGCTGGCGCAGCTGTCGCCGTTCGCCTGTCGGGTGGTGGTGATGCACGGTTACCTGGACGATCCGCAATATGCCCGGCTCTATGAGGCGGCGAGTTATTACGTCAACGCTTCGCGCTGCGAGGGCTTGTGCCTGCCATTGATGGAGTTCATGGCCAGCGGCAAACCGGTGATCGCCCCGGACCACACGGCCATGGAGGATTACATCGATGAGCGTGTGGCGTTTGTGGTCAAGTCCAGCGAAGAGTTGACCATCTGGCCCCAGGACACCCGCATTATTTACCGTACCCTGCGATATCGACCGGACTGGGGTTCGTTGAAAGCGGCCTACGAAAACAGCTACCGGATCGCCAAGGAGCAGCCGCTGGAGTATCAGCGCATGTCTCACGCTGCGGTCGAGCGCATGCACGAATACTGTGCCTTCGTTCCGGTGCAACAGCGCCTGGCGGACTTTTTCGGGCTGGCGCCACACAGTGTGCCGGCAGCGGCCGCGACGGATAACGCCTCATGCTGA
- a CDS encoding glycosyltransferase has product MLIIIHSETNQRTIAQNLGRSEYSYYFVLKEYRPVLERLGRVVEVSDPQTEVDALYLDCLSHGEDCVFLSFSPPHRTPVHFACPTLAVFAWEFSTIPNEPFAGDPRNDWRTVLRACGAAITHSSYTVNAVRESMGADYPIVAVPAPVWDRFAERGAQLQRQPKARQVRLKIKGLLADSRQLDLRAFGPAHLRAGKGIDFQAPAREQELVLDGVIYTSVFNPGDGRKNWEDMLSAFCVTFREVEDATLVLKLTHHDAEEALTDILHHLYKNQPYRCRIVLIYGYLADADYERLVQATSYAVNTSYGEGQCLPLMEFMSCGKPAVAPRTTAMIDYLDADNAFLIDSTDELTAWPHDPRKAFRTLRYITNWASLCTAYRASYDVATDDPQRYARMSAHAVTSLQNFCSQTTAEQRLKAFLARLFETRATSAVETPEA; this is encoded by the coding sequence ATGCTGATCATCATTCATTCGGAAACCAACCAGCGCACCATTGCCCAGAACCTTGGCCGTTCGGAATACAGCTACTACTTCGTGCTCAAGGAGTATCGGCCGGTGCTGGAGCGACTGGGGCGGGTAGTGGAAGTCAGCGACCCGCAGACCGAAGTCGACGCCCTGTACCTCGACTGCCTGTCCCATGGCGAAGACTGCGTGTTCCTTTCGTTCTCGCCACCCCATCGCACGCCGGTGCATTTCGCCTGTCCGACCCTGGCGGTGTTTGCGTGGGAGTTCAGCACCATCCCCAACGAGCCATTTGCCGGTGATCCGCGTAATGACTGGCGCACGGTGTTGCGCGCATGCGGTGCGGCGATCACCCATTCCAGCTACACCGTCAACGCCGTGCGCGAATCCATGGGCGCCGACTATCCGATCGTCGCGGTGCCGGCGCCGGTGTGGGATCGCTTTGCCGAGCGCGGTGCGCAGCTGCAGCGCCAGCCAAAGGCCCGCCAGGTGCGATTGAAGATCAAAGGCTTGCTGGCAGACAGTCGCCAACTTGATCTGCGGGCCTTTGGTCCTGCGCATCTGCGTGCCGGCAAGGGCATCGACTTTCAGGCGCCCGCTCGTGAACAGGAGCTGGTGCTCGACGGTGTGATCTATACCTCGGTGTTCAACCCCGGCGACGGGCGCAAGAATTGGGAAGACATGCTCAGCGCCTTTTGCGTGACTTTCCGCGAGGTGGAAGACGCCACGCTGGTGCTCAAACTGACGCACCACGATGCCGAAGAAGCGCTGACCGATATCCTTCATCACTTGTACAAAAACCAGCCTTACCGCTGCCGCATCGTGTTGATTTACGGCTACCTCGCGGATGCGGACTACGAACGTCTGGTGCAGGCCACGAGTTACGCGGTGAACACATCCTACGGCGAGGGCCAGTGCCTTCCGCTGATGGAGTTCATGTCCTGTGGCAAGCCGGCGGTGGCGCCGCGCACCACGGCGATGATCGATTACCTGGACGCCGACAACGCTTTCCTCATTGACTCCACGGATGAGCTGACAGCCTGGCCCCACGACCCACGCAAGGCGTTTCGCACCCTGCGTTACATCACCAATTGGGCCTCGCTGTGCACAGCCTATCGGGCCAGCTATGACGTGGCCACGGACGATCCGCAACGCTATGCAAGGATGTCCGCCCACGCGGTGACCAGCCTGCAAAACTTCTGCAGCCAGACGACCGCTGAACAGCGTCTGAAAGCATTTCTTGCCCGGCTGTTCGAAACCCGCGCTACATCTGCCGTGGAAACCCCCGAGGCATGA
- a CDS encoding class I SAM-dependent methyltransferase — translation MIRALMSWLRPVAKPEPVPVPAPVAQGRVSPRDVGLHDAMLDGWFSGDSGELLKGFAITADDTLLDVGCGEGVATLFAVRQGASVIFTDSEYDKVRDLARQVEAQTDKSNLGLVSNSLPLPLADGCASKVVCMEVLEHIDQPEPFMAELVRMGRPGAQYLLSVPAPVGEHLQQGIAPASYFQSPNHIQIFTPERFAALVEDAGLVIEHRQATGFFWVMGMIFFWASERASGRDLGGAVRDRIQAPYPPLMESWAKTWQELLAQPNGLAIKQMLDQFMPKSQVIIARKPMATDSKAGTAP, via the coding sequence ATGATCCGCGCATTGATGAGTTGGCTGCGTCCAGTGGCGAAACCCGAACCGGTGCCTGTGCCTGCACCGGTTGCGCAAGGCCGCGTGTCGCCGCGCGATGTCGGCTTGCACGACGCCATGCTCGATGGCTGGTTTTCGGGCGATAGCGGCGAATTGCTCAAGGGCTTTGCGATCACAGCGGACGACACCTTGCTGGATGTCGGCTGCGGTGAGGGCGTTGCGACACTGTTTGCGGTACGTCAGGGCGCGTCGGTGATTTTTACCGACAGTGAATACGACAAGGTCCGTGATCTGGCCCGGCAAGTGGAAGCGCAGACGGACAAGTCCAACCTGGGACTGGTCAGCAATAGCCTGCCGTTGCCGCTGGCCGATGGCTGCGCGAGCAAAGTCGTGTGCATGGAAGTGCTCGAACACATCGACCAGCCCGAGCCGTTCATGGCCGAGTTGGTGCGCATGGGCCGTCCGGGTGCGCAGTATCTGCTCAGCGTGCCGGCTCCGGTGGGCGAGCATTTGCAACAAGGCATCGCACCGGCCAGCTATTTCCAGTCGCCCAATCACATACAGATTTTTACCCCGGAACGCTTTGCCGCGCTGGTGGAGGACGCCGGTCTGGTGATCGAGCATCGTCAGGCCACCGGGTTTTTCTGGGTGATGGGCATGATCTTCTTCTGGGCCAGCGAGCGCGCGTCCGGGCGCGACCTGGGCGGCGCGGTGCGTGACCGGATTCAGGCGCCGTACCCACCGCTGATGGAGAGCTGGGCGAAAACCTGGCAAGAATTGCTGGCGCAACCCAATGGGCTGGCGATCAAGCAGATGCTCGATCAGTTCATGCCCAAGAGCCAGGTGATCATTGCTCGCAAACCGATGGCGACTGACTCAAAGGCCGGGACTGCGCCATGA
- a CDS encoding acyltransferase family protein: protein MSGRRILDIELLRGIAVLGVLVHHLQTMPFPGGLPGFESGTAHGQFWWGVDLFFVISGFVIARGLIPLLRGCHTPQAFWQETRDFWIRRAFRLLPSAWLWLLLMLSGALYFNHSGAFGTVQANLQATLAGFLQFANFRFAESFMRFEYGASFVYWSLSLEEQFYLLLPLLIFVCRKRLVWVLLALIAVQLFTWRSALLMSIRTDALALGVLLAMWSSRPSYLTWEPRLLRRSWSGPLILIGLGAALSVLASTPFNLASYRVAVIALLCAALVWIASYNRDYLLPKGRLKQILVWLGARSYGIYLIHIPAFFAVREGWFRFAPAGSQDVAMQSALALFCAMSLIVLLSDLNYRFIELPMRNRGARLVQRLRGSRSALPSSGATSC, encoded by the coding sequence ATGAGTGGTCGACGAATTCTCGACATCGAGTTGTTGCGCGGGATCGCCGTGCTCGGCGTGCTGGTGCATCACCTGCAAACCATGCCGTTTCCGGGTGGGCTACCGGGCTTTGAGTCGGGTACGGCCCATGGGCAATTCTGGTGGGGCGTGGACCTGTTTTTCGTGATCTCGGGTTTTGTGATCGCCCGTGGTCTGATTCCGCTGCTGCGCGGATGCCACACACCGCAGGCCTTCTGGCAGGAAACCCGTGATTTCTGGATTCGCCGGGCCTTTCGTCTGTTGCCATCCGCCTGGTTGTGGCTGCTGCTGATGTTATCGGGCGCGCTGTATTTCAATCATTCGGGTGCCTTTGGCACGGTGCAGGCCAATCTGCAGGCGACGCTGGCGGGCTTTCTGCAATTTGCCAATTTCCGCTTTGCCGAAAGCTTCATGCGCTTCGAATACGGTGCCAGCTTCGTTTACTGGAGCCTGTCCCTTGAAGAGCAGTTCTACCTGCTGTTGCCGTTGCTGATCTTTGTCTGCCGCAAGCGGTTGGTGTGGGTGTTGCTGGCCCTGATAGCGGTGCAGCTGTTCACTTGGCGTTCAGCGCTGTTGATGAGCATCAGGACCGATGCTCTGGCATTGGGCGTGTTGCTGGCGATGTGGAGTTCAAGGCCGAGCTATCTGACCTGGGAGCCACGGTTGTTACGCCGCTCCTGGTCCGGCCCGTTGATACTGATCGGCCTGGGGGCGGCACTGAGCGTGCTGGCGAGCACACCGTTCAACCTGGCGAGCTATCGGGTCGCAGTCATTGCCTTGTTGTGCGCGGCGCTGGTCTGGATCGCTTCCTACAATCGCGATTATTTGCTGCCCAAGGGCAGGCTCAAACAAATACTGGTCTGGTTGGGCGCCCGTTCCTATGGCATTTACCTGATCCACATCCCGGCGTTTTTTGCCGTGCGCGAAGGCTGGTTTCGTTTTGCGCCCGCCGGTTCGCAGGACGTGGCAATGCAGTCGGCACTGGCGCTGTTTTGCGCCATGAGCCTGATCGTGCTGCTGAGTGATCTCAACTACCGATTCATCGAGCTGCCCATGCGCAACCGGGGTGCCCGTCTGGTGCAACGCTTGCGTGGATCCCGATCAGCCCTTCCATCCTCTGGAGCCACCTCATGTTGA
- a CDS encoding class I SAM-dependent methyltransferase: protein MLSLLKKLTAGTSAAATPVPSAPDKVDPYMLGLHDAMLSGWFNQQTGELFTGFPVSPEDTLLDVGCGDGGNVHFCGMRGAKIIIADIDAAKVEATRQRLTDTPARGVECHVTDCNPLPIADATATRVVSTEVIEHVDDPAQFLAELVRVGKPGALYLLSVPHPSSEDLQKDIAAPEYFQKPNHIRIISEEQFKAMVSDAGLELISHSQYGFYWSMWMLLFWEAKVDFSNADHPLLNHWADTWQAVLSSPRGAQIKQALDAVVAKSQVIIARKPIAE, encoded by the coding sequence ATGTTGAGCCTTTTGAAGAAACTCACGGCGGGTACGTCCGCTGCCGCGACGCCAGTACCCTCGGCCCCGGACAAGGTCGACCCGTACATGCTCGGCCTGCACGATGCGATGCTCAGCGGCTGGTTCAACCAGCAAACCGGCGAGCTGTTTACCGGCTTCCCGGTCAGCCCCGAGGACACACTACTGGATGTGGGCTGCGGTGACGGCGGCAACGTGCATTTCTGCGGCATGCGCGGGGCGAAGATCATCATCGCCGACATCGACGCCGCCAAGGTCGAAGCGACTCGTCAGCGCCTGACCGACACGCCGGCGCGGGGCGTCGAGTGCCACGTCACCGACTGCAACCCGCTGCCGATTGCCGACGCGACCGCGACCCGGGTCGTGTCCACTGAAGTCATCGAACACGTCGACGATCCAGCGCAGTTCCTCGCCGAACTGGTGCGGGTCGGCAAGCCCGGAGCGCTGTATTTGCTCAGCGTTCCGCATCCGAGTTCCGAAGACCTGCAAAAAGACATCGCTGCGCCTGAGTATTTCCAGAAGCCCAACCACATTCGCATCATCAGCGAAGAGCAGTTCAAGGCGATGGTCAGCGACGCCGGCCTGGAACTCATCAGCCATAGCCAGTACGGGTTCTATTGGTCGATGTGGATGCTGTTGTTCTGGGAAGCCAAGGTCGATTTCAGCAACGCCGACCACCCGTTGCTCAATCATTGGGCCGACACCTGGCAAGCCGTTCTGTCCTCGCCACGGGGTGCGCAGATCAAACAGGCGCTGGACGCGGTGGTGGCGAAAAGTCAGGTGATCATTGCCCGCAAGCCGATAGCTGAGTAG
- a CDS encoding DUF3142 domain-containing protein yields the protein MVFFIRLSALLAALLLLNGCERPDAPPLDQQLYVWQRQWMSAHDAALRDSRADFSTLRVLALQAFPQAGWSRARIDPVLLKRDGRPLIAVIRLDGQLKGLDQDEVTAQIQQVLSDWQGQGLVLSGVEIDHDAGNARLPAYREFLTHLRAVLPASLPLSITALPAWLDSPELPALLATVDSSVLQVHAVSDPRRGLFDPNQARQWARAWSGITSKPFYLALPAYGVALLPGTGGAPVVESEVSIDRGGDRRELLADPLQLSKLGAELRADPPAHLAGLIWFRLPLANDRRAWSLTTLAAVARGDTLDSRVGLKLSTQDGLYDISVSNQGNLDSAWPERLTLAVQGCDGADALAGYALQQRPDLLTFTRLREGRIPAGGQRAIGWARCATIDQGGSNVHP from the coding sequence ATTGTGTTTTTCATTCGTCTGTCGGCCTTGCTCGCCGCATTGCTGTTGCTCAACGGTTGCGAGCGACCGGACGCGCCGCCGCTCGATCAGCAACTCTATGTCTGGCAACGACAATGGATGTCGGCCCATGACGCTGCGCTGCGCGACAGCCGCGCCGACTTCTCGACCTTGCGCGTACTGGCCTTGCAGGCGTTTCCACAAGCCGGTTGGAGCCGGGCGCGAATCGATCCGGTGCTGCTCAAGCGTGATGGCCGACCGCTGATTGCGGTGATTCGTCTGGATGGCCAGCTAAAGGGGCTGGATCAGGACGAGGTCACTGCACAAATTCAGCAAGTGCTCAGCGATTGGCAAGGGCAGGGGCTGGTCCTCTCCGGCGTGGAAATCGACCACGATGCGGGTAACGCCCGGCTACCGGCCTACCGCGAATTTCTAACGCATTTGCGCGCTGTTCTGCCGGCTTCCTTGCCACTGAGCATCACCGCGTTGCCGGCCTGGCTCGACAGCCCTGAATTGCCGGCGTTGCTGGCGACGGTCGACAGCAGCGTATTGCAGGTGCACGCGGTGAGCGATCCACGGCGTGGGCTGTTCGACCCGAATCAGGCACGGCAATGGGCCAGGGCCTGGAGCGGTATCACTTCGAAACCGTTTTATCTGGCACTGCCGGCTTATGGCGTGGCGTTGTTGCCGGGGACCGGTGGCGCGCCGGTCGTGGAAAGTGAAGTGTCTATCGACCGAGGTGGCGATCGTCGGGAGTTACTGGCGGATCCGCTGCAACTGAGCAAACTCGGCGCCGAGTTGCGCGCCGATCCGCCGGCTCATCTGGCCGGGCTGATCTGGTTTCGCCTGCCGCTGGCCAATGATCGCAGGGCCTGGAGCCTGACGACGCTGGCCGCTGTGGCGCGTGGCGATACGCTCGACAGCCGCGTGGGGCTGAAGCTCTCGACGCAGGACGGCCTCTACGACATCAGCGTCAGCAACCAAGGCAACCTCGACAGCGCCTGGCCCGAACGCCTGACATTGGCGGTGCAGGGTTGCGATGGCGCCGATGCATTGGCCGGTTATGCATTGCAACAGCGCCCGGATCTGCTTACCTTCACCCGCCTGCGCGAGGGTCGAATCCCGGCCGGCGGGCAGCGCGCTATCGGTTGGGCGCGTTGCGCAACTATTGATCAAGGAGGTTCGAATGTTCACCCGTAA
- a CDS encoding LysE family translocator codes for MAGLWLFFMALAVVYLLPGPDMILLLQTGARQGKGAALATALGLGVARGCHVALAALGLAALFKTAPWTFDVVRLVGAAYLLWIGIQCLRTTMLPSLNSTDPTTEKPHWREAIQRGLLTNLLNPKALLFCSVLLPQFIEPHAGPVLAQFATLGVMLVGVGLLFDSAYALVGAALGRWLQRSPSAQRVQQWLFGSLLIGFAVRLTFVQQV; via the coding sequence ATGGCAGGACTCTGGCTGTTTTTCATGGCACTGGCGGTGGTGTACCTGTTGCCCGGCCCGGACATGATTCTGCTGTTGCAAACCGGCGCGCGTCAGGGCAAAGGCGCGGCGCTGGCCACGGCATTGGGGCTGGGCGTGGCGCGTGGTTGTCATGTGGCCTTGGCCGCGTTGGGTTTGGCGGCGCTATTCAAGACCGCACCGTGGACCTTCGACGTAGTGCGCCTGGTCGGGGCCGCGTACCTGCTGTGGATTGGCATTCAGTGCCTGCGCACCACGATGCTGCCGAGCTTGAACAGTACAGACCCAACCACCGAAAAACCGCATTGGCGCGAGGCGATCCAGCGCGGTTTGCTGACCAACCTGCTCAACCCCAAGGCGCTGCTGTTCTGCTCGGTGCTGTTGCCGCAGTTCATTGAGCCTCATGCCGGGCCAGTGCTCGCGCAATTTGCAACGCTGGGCGTGATGCTGGTCGGTGTCGGGTTGTTGTTCGACAGCGCCTACGCGCTGGTCGGCGCAGCACTGGGCCGCTGGCTGCAACGCAGTCCATCGGCCCAGCGGGTGCAGCAGTGGTTGTTCGGCAGCCTGCTGATCGGCTTCGCGGTGCGGCTGACCTTTGTGCAACAGGTTTGA
- a CDS encoding Lrp/AsnC family transcriptional regulator translates to MKLDAYDRKILAALQRDGRLSNVQLADEIGLSASPCLRRVRMLEEAGVIRGYQANLDRDEVGLGLTVFVGVKVERHNDEQAEAFRLAVTALPEVISAFLVSGESDFLLQVVVPDLRAYDRFLTGRLLKLPGVSDIRSNFAIHTVKTPGALPLEHLPL, encoded by the coding sequence ATGAAACTGGACGCCTACGACCGCAAGATTCTTGCGGCGCTGCAAAGGGACGGACGCCTGAGCAACGTGCAATTGGCTGACGAGATTGGCCTGTCTGCCTCGCCTTGTTTACGTCGTGTGCGGATGCTGGAAGAGGCGGGAGTGATTCGCGGCTATCAGGCCAATCTGGATCGAGATGAAGTGGGCCTTGGGCTGACGGTGTTTGTCGGGGTCAAAGTCGAACGACACAACGATGAACAGGCCGAAGCCTTTCGCTTGGCGGTGACGGCATTGCCTGAAGTGATTTCGGCATTCCTGGTGTCAGGCGAGTCGGATTTTCTGCTGCAAGTGGTGGTGCCGGATTTGCGCGCCTATGACCGGTTTCTGACAGGGCGTCTGCTGAAATTGCCGGGTGTGAGCGACATTCGCAGCAATTTTGCGATTCATACGGTAAAGACACCGGGGGCACTGCCATTGGAGCATTTGCCGCTTTAG
- the lpdA gene encoding dihydrolipoyl dehydrogenase, whose amino-acid sequence MSTYDVVILGAGPGGYNAAIRAGQLGLKVACVEGRATLGGTCLNVGCMPSKALLHASELYDAAMGAEFANLGIEVKPVLNLVQMMKQKDESVTGLTKGIEFLFRKNKVDWIKGWGHIDGPGKVTVTDSQGVKTELRAKDIVIATGSEPTPLPGVDIDNKRILDSTGALSLNEVPKHLVVIGAGVIGLELGSVWRRLGAQVTVVEFLDRICPGVDGEAGKTLQRSLSKQGISFKLSSKVTSATTSASGVQLSVEPAAGGTAELLEADYVLVAIGRRPYTQGLGLENVGLATDKRGMLANKGHRTEAAGVWVIGDVTSGPMLAHKAEDEAMACIEQIVGKAGEVNYDLIPSVIYTKPELASVGKTEEQLKAEGRAYKVGKFPFTANSRAKINHETEGFAKVLADERTDEVLGVHLVGPSVSEMIGEYCVAMEFSASAEDIALTCHPHPTRSEALRQAAMDVEGMATQM is encoded by the coding sequence ATGAGCACCTATGACGTCGTAATTCTGGGCGCCGGCCCCGGCGGTTACAACGCAGCGATCCGCGCCGGGCAGTTGGGCTTGAAAGTGGCGTGCGTGGAAGGCCGCGCCACTCTGGGCGGGACCTGCCTGAATGTCGGCTGCATGCCGTCCAAGGCCCTGCTGCATGCCTCCGAACTCTACGACGCGGCCATGGGGGCGGAATTCGCCAACCTGGGGATTGAGGTCAAACCCGTCCTCAACCTTGTTCAAATGATGAAACAGAAGGATGAAAGCGTTACCGGGCTGACCAAAGGCATCGAGTTTCTGTTTCGCAAAAACAAAGTCGACTGGATCAAGGGCTGGGGCCACATCGACGGGCCGGGCAAAGTCACGGTGACCGACAGCCAGGGCGTCAAGACCGAGCTGAGGGCCAAGGACATCGTTATCGCCACCGGTTCCGAACCCACTCCCCTGCCCGGCGTGGACATCGATAACAAACGCATCCTCGACTCCACGGGCGCCCTGTCGCTGAACGAAGTACCGAAGCACCTGGTGGTGATCGGTGCCGGGGTGATCGGCCTGGAGCTGGGTTCGGTATGGCGGCGCTTGGGCGCCCAGGTGACGGTGGTCGAATTTCTCGACCGGATCTGCCCCGGTGTGGATGGTGAAGCGGGCAAGACCCTTCAGCGCTCATTGAGCAAGCAAGGCATCAGCTTCAAGTTGAGTTCGAAAGTCACCAGCGCCACGACGTCGGCAAGCGGTGTTCAGCTCAGCGTCGAACCGGCCGCGGGTGGCACCGCCGAGCTGCTTGAAGCCGATTACGTGTTGGTGGCCATTGGTCGACGCCCTTATACCCAAGGCCTGGGACTGGAAAACGTCGGTCTCGCCACGGACAAACGCGGGATGCTCGCCAATAAGGGCCACCGCACCGAGGCCGCTGGCGTCTGGGTAATCGGTGATGTCACGTCGGGGCCGATGCTCGCCCACAAGGCCGAAGACGAAGCCATGGCCTGCATCGAGCAAATCGTCGGCAAGGCTGGCGAGGTCAATTACGACCTGATCCCCAGCGTGATCTACACCAAACCGGAGCTGGCCAGCGTCGGCAAGACCGAAGAACAGCTGAAGGCCGAAGGTCGCGCCTATAAGGTCGGCAAGTTTCCCTTCACCGCCAACAGCCGGGCGAAAATTAATCATGAAACCGAAGGCTTCGCCAAAGTATTGGCCGATGAGCGCACTGACGAAGTCCTCGGCGTGCATCTTGTGGGCCCGAGCGTCAGTGAAATGATTGGCGAATATTGCGTGGCCATGGAGTTCAGCGCCTCGGCCGAAGACATCGCCCTGACCTGTCATCCACACCCGACCCGCTCCGAAGCCTTGCGCCAGGCGGCAATGGATGTGGAGGGGATGGCGACGCAGATGTAG